The proteins below come from a single Methyloprofundus sedimenti genomic window:
- a CDS encoding cytochrome c1, translated as MKKLLQSCLLLLMPLGVFASGGIELDSADIDLTDKASLENGAHLYVQYCLGCHSTKYIRYLNLADDFEVEQQEILDKVAPEGAGIYDKMLTAMNGHDAKKWFGVQPPDLSLIARSRGADWIYSYLKGFYIDPIRPLGVNNAIFPEVGMPNPLWKLQGNQKPVYKKIDGQEAITELVLEEPGTMNAEEFDKSVNDIVNFLVYAGEPAQLERQSMGKYVLFFILLFGVIAYLLKKEYWKDVH; from the coding sequence ATGAAAAAATTATTACAAAGCTGTCTATTACTGTTGATGCCTCTGGGCGTATTTGCTTCTGGCGGGATAGAACTGGACTCAGCAGATATTGATTTAACAGATAAAGCATCATTGGAAAATGGTGCTCACCTCTATGTTCAATATTGTTTAGGCTGTCATTCGACTAAATACATTCGTTATCTGAATCTGGCTGATGACTTCGAAGTAGAGCAACAGGAGATCCTGGATAAAGTTGCTCCTGAAGGTGCGGGTATTTATGACAAAATGCTCACCGCAATGAACGGTCATGACGCTAAAAAATGGTTTGGCGTACAACCACCAGACTTATCATTGATTGCCCGCTCAAGAGGTGCTGACTGGATATATAGCTATCTGAAAGGCTTTTATATCGATCCAATAAGACCTCTGGGCGTCAATAATGCAATTTTTCCTGAAGTGGGTATGCCTAACCCTCTTTGGAAGCTTCAAGGCAATCAAAAACCAGTCTACAAAAAAATTGATGGTCAGGAAGCTATCACTGAACTGGTACTCGAAGAACCAGGCACGATGAATGCCGAAGAATTTGATAAATCAGTTAATGACATTGTCAACTTCCTGGTCTATGCCGGTGAACCAGCGCAATTAGAACGCCAAAGCATGGGCAAATATGTATTATTCTTTATCTTGCTGTTTGGTGTGATCGCCTACTTATTGAAAAAGGAATACTGGAAAGACGTCCATTAA
- a CDS encoding thioredoxin family protein, which yields MAATPSNMMPLGTIAPTFSLLDTISGKKLSLSSLQGSKGTLVMFICNHCPYVIHIKDQLCAIARQYAEQGISTIAISANDVVNYPMDAPDKMQALMAEWGNPFAAYLFDQTQEVAKAYLAACTPDLYLFDKDLACVYHGRLDAATPKNNAPLTGEDLRNALDALLAGKPAIKDQVPSIGCNIKWKS from the coding sequence ATGGCAGCAACACCTTCAAATATGATGCCTTTAGGCACAATAGCACCTACGTTTAGTTTACTTGATACGATATCTGGAAAAAAATTGAGTCTTTCTAGTTTACAAGGAAGCAAAGGAACCTTAGTGATGTTTATCTGTAATCATTGTCCTTATGTCATCCATATTAAAGACCAATTGTGTGCTATTGCGCGGCAATATGCAGAGCAGGGGATTAGTACTATTGCAATTAGCGCTAATGATGTAGTGAATTATCCGATGGATGCCCCCGATAAGATGCAGGCATTAATGGCAGAGTGGGGAAATCCGTTTGCGGCTTATTTATTTGATCAGACACAGGAGGTGGCAAAAGCATATTTAGCCGCCTGTACTCCAGATCTTTATTTATTTGATAAAGATTTAGCCTGTGTCTATCATGGGCGACTGGATGCGGCAACACCAAAGAATAATGCTCCCTTGACGGGAGAAGACCTACGTAATGCCCTAGATGCTTTATTAGCTGGAAAACCTGCTATTAAGGATCAAGTCCCCAGCATAGGCTGTAATATTAAGTGGAAATCTTAA
- a CDS encoding cytochrome b produces the protein MKNKHLENCGTWFLERFPMSKLWNEHMAQYYAPKNFNFWYFFGSLALLVLVNQFVTGILLTMNYKPDASLAFDSVEYIMREVPWGWLVRYMHSTGASAFFIVVYLHMFRGLIYGSYKQPRELIWMFGMLIFLALMAEAFMGYLLPWGQMSYWGAQVIISLFSAIPVIGDDLSLWVRGDYVISDATLNRFFAFHVIAIPLILIMLVFLHIIALHEVGSNNPDGIEIKDSKDPWGHPVDGIPFHPYYTVKDIVGVAVFMFFFATVLFYMPEMGGYFLEHANFIPADPLATPEHIAPVWYFTPFYAILRAIPDKFAGVIAMGGAIVVLFLLPWLDRSPVRSIRYRGGIYKKAILLFVISFIGLGYLGMQAPTAGATMMARVFTAIYFGFFLLMPIYTRWEKTKPLPRRVNEQPNIEDRIPAIKEAFSAMTHDVAENKNGQTVVHKRPDASGIAHVLADLAKKIKGSLD, from the coding sequence ATGAAAAATAAACACTTAGAAAATTGCGGCACCTGGTTTCTTGAACGCTTTCCAATGTCAAAATTGTGGAATGAACATATGGCGCAGTATTATGCGCCGAAAAACTTCAATTTCTGGTATTTTTTTGGATCGCTGGCATTATTGGTGCTGGTTAACCAGTTTGTCACCGGCATATTACTGACCATGAATTACAAACCGGATGCCAGTCTGGCATTCGACTCGGTCGAATATATCATGCGCGAGGTCCCCTGGGGCTGGTTAGTGCGTTATATGCATTCTACCGGCGCTTCAGCCTTTTTTATTGTAGTTTACCTGCACATGTTCCGTGGCTTGATATACGGTTCCTACAAACAACCCAGAGAGCTTATCTGGATGTTTGGTATGCTGATCTTCCTAGCGCTAATGGCAGAAGCCTTTATGGGTTATTTACTACCCTGGGGACAAATGTCTTACTGGGGAGCACAGGTCATTATTTCTTTATTCAGCGCTATTCCAGTCATTGGTGATGATTTATCACTTTGGGTACGCGGTGACTATGTTATCTCGGATGCAACCCTAAACCGCTTCTTTGCTTTCCATGTTATTGCCATTCCACTGATTTTAATCATGTTGGTCTTTCTGCATATTATTGCCCTGCATGAAGTCGGCTCAAATAACCCTGACGGCATAGAAATTAAAGATTCCAAAGACCCCTGGGGGCATCCTGTTGATGGTATTCCTTTCCATCCATATTACACAGTCAAAGATATTGTCGGCGTCGCTGTCTTTATGTTCTTTTTTGCTACCGTGCTATTCTATATGCCGGAAATGGGCGGTTATTTTCTGGAACATGCCAACTTTATACCGGCAGACCCTCTAGCCACACCTGAACATATCGCTCCTGTCTGGTATTTCACACCCTTCTATGCAATTTTAAGAGCAATCCCGGATAAATTTGCCGGCGTTATTGCGATGGGCGGTGCGATTGTTGTATTGTTCCTGCTTCCCTGGCTAGATCGCAGTCCAGTAAGGTCTATTCGCTATCGTGGCGGTATTTACAAAAAAGCAATTTTGCTATTCGTCATCAGCTTTATTGGTCTTGGGTATCTTGGCATGCAAGCTCCTACAGCAGGTGCGACCATGATGGCCCGGGTTTTTACTGCAATCTATTTTGGCTTCTTCTTATTAATGCCAATTTATACTCGCTGGGAAAAAACTAAACCTTTACCCAGGCGCGTTAACGAACAGCCTAACATTGAAGATCGCATTCCAGCTATAAAGGAAGCTTTTTCTGCAATGACCCACGATGTAGCAGAAAATAAAAATGGACAGACAGTGGTGCATAAACGACCTGATGCTTCTGGTATTGCACATGTACTTGCCGACCTTGCTAAAAAAATCAAAGGGAGCCTAGACTAA
- the dnaQ gene encoding DNA polymerase III subunit epsilon, with protein sequence MRKKGRQVVLDTETTGLNPKEGHRIIEIGCVELVNRRLTDRQFHMYINPERHIDDGAIEVHGITNEFLQDKPLFKDVVDDFVDFIRGAELIIHNAPFDVGFIDNEFKLVNSAVKHVNDICTVFDSLVYARKKHPGQRNSLDALCKRYGIDNSHRDLHGALLDSEILSDVYLLMTGGQISLLDDDDLTDGATEYIIQRLSSDRPPLKVIQCSEEELLEHQQMLELLEKSSGACLWTQ encoded by the coding sequence ATGAGAAAAAAAGGGCGGCAGGTTGTTTTAGATACTGAAACTACAGGATTAAATCCGAAAGAAGGACATAGAATTATCGAGATCGGTTGTGTGGAGCTGGTTAACCGGCGTTTAACCGATCGGCAATTTCATATGTATATCAATCCGGAGCGGCATATTGATGATGGCGCAATTGAGGTGCATGGCATTACCAATGAATTTTTACAAGATAAACCCTTGTTTAAAGATGTAGTCGATGATTTTGTAGATTTTATTCGCGGTGCGGAACTTATTATTCATAATGCGCCTTTTGATGTCGGTTTTATTGATAATGAATTCAAACTGGTGAATTCAGCTGTCAAACATGTAAACGATATTTGCACTGTGTTTGATAGCCTGGTCTATGCCCGAAAAAAACATCCGGGACAGCGTAATAGTCTGGATGCCTTGTGTAAGCGTTATGGCATAGATAACAGTCATCGTGACTTACACGGCGCATTACTCGATTCGGAAATTTTATCGGACGTTTATCTGTTAATGACCGGCGGGCAGATTTCTTTGCTGGATGATGATGATTTAACTGATGGGGCAACAGAGTATATTATTCAACGCCTGAGTAGTGACAGGCCGCCTTTGAAAGTGATTCAATGTTCAGAAGAAGAATTACTGGAACACCAGCAAATGCTGGAATTGCTGGAAAAATCTAGCGGTGCCTGTTTATGGACACAGTAA
- a CDS encoding Crp/Fnr family transcriptional regulator, producing the protein MIALLEDVTFSAIDTRLSKVLLAEESGIITLTHQELATKLGSAREVISRHLKRFEAYGWVSLNRGTVTLLDTEALGKIADKH; encoded by the coding sequence GTGATTGCACTTTTGGAGGATGTTACTTTTAGTGCCATTGATACACGCTTAAGTAAGGTATTGTTAGCAGAAGAGTCGGGTATAATTACCCTCACTCATCAGGAGCTGGCCACCAAACTGGGTTCAGCTCGTGAAGTGATTTCCAGACATTTAAAGCGCTTCGAAGCGTATGGCTGGGTTAGTTTAAACCGAGGCACCGTAACTTTACTAGACACTGAGGCTTTAGGAAAAATCGCTGACAAGCATTAA
- the rng gene encoding ribonuclease G codes for MSEEILINVTPPETRVAIVENGVVQEVIIERTRQLGLIGNIYKGVVCRVLPGMQAAFVDVGLERAAFLHISGLSSKELEQKGSENIEHYLIENQHIIVQVTKDPIGSKGARLTTEISIPSRYQVYMPYAVKGGVSQRIEHEPERDRLRSFQNAFQIEHQSGGFIARTAAECIDESILESDMLFLLQLWDSIQEKIPLAKPRALIHSDLPLSVRTLRDLYTDNIEKVKVDSRITYQRLIEFAEEFVPDIVPIIEHYTRERPLFDIYNIEEEIEKALGRKVGLKSGGHLVFDQTEAMTTVDVNTGGYVGGKSLEETIFKTNLEAAQAISRQLRLRNLGGIIIIDFIDMQSEEHKSLVLRALERTLDKCHSKTKITEVSALGLVEMTRKRTRESLAHILCEPCSTCAGRGELKTAETICLEIFREIIREVKQYNVQEILVLASHPVVEKLLDEEADVLAELEAFLNIRIKFRSESEYSQEQYDVVLL; via the coding sequence ATGAGTGAAGAAATTCTGATTAATGTTACCCCACCGGAAACACGGGTTGCCATCGTTGAAAATGGTGTCGTCCAGGAAGTTATCATTGAACGTACACGTCAGCTAGGTTTAATCGGCAATATTTATAAAGGTGTTGTTTGCCGTGTTTTGCCTGGAATGCAGGCAGCCTTTGTTGACGTTGGTTTGGAGCGTGCCGCCTTTTTACATATCTCTGGTTTATCCAGCAAGGAATTAGAACAAAAAGGCTCAGAAAATATCGAGCATTATTTAATTGAAAATCAACACATCATTGTGCAAGTCACCAAAGACCCTATTGGTAGCAAAGGCGCACGTTTAACGACGGAAATTTCCATTCCATCCCGTTATCAGGTATATATGCCTTATGCTGTAAAAGGTGGCGTTTCTCAGCGCATAGAGCATGAACCTGAAAGAGATCGTTTACGTAGTTTTCAAAATGCATTCCAGATAGAACACCAGTCCGGCGGATTTATCGCCAGAACCGCAGCAGAATGTATTGATGAATCTATTTTAGAATCCGATATGCTATTTCTACTGCAATTATGGGACTCCATTCAGGAAAAAATTCCACTCGCAAAGCCTAGAGCACTTATTCATTCTGACTTACCGTTAAGTGTCCGTACTTTACGTGATCTATATACTGATAATATTGAAAAGGTAAAAGTTGATTCACGCATAACCTATCAGCGCCTGATAGAATTTGCTGAAGAATTTGTCCCCGATATTGTACCCATCATTGAACATTACACGCGCGAGAGGCCTTTATTCGATATTTATAATATCGAAGAAGAAATCGAAAAAGCGCTTGGGCGAAAGGTTGGCTTAAAATCAGGCGGTCATCTTGTTTTTGACCAGACCGAAGCAATGACCACAGTCGATGTTAATACCGGGGGGTATGTTGGAGGTAAAAGCCTGGAAGAGACTATATTTAAAACCAATCTTGAGGCTGCCCAGGCGATTTCTCGTCAATTAAGATTGCGTAATCTCGGTGGTATTATTATTATTGATTTTATTGATATGCAAAGCGAAGAACATAAATCACTGGTTTTACGAGCACTGGAAAGAACCCTGGATAAATGTCATTCAAAAACCAAAATCACTGAAGTATCGGCTCTGGGACTGGTGGAAATGACCCGCAAGCGGACCCGTGAAAGTTTGGCACATATCCTTTGTGAACCTTGCTCTACCTGTGCTGGCAGAGGCGAACTTAAAACAGCAGAAACTATTTGTCTGGAAATTTTTCGTGAAATCATTCGTGAAGTAAAGCAGTACAATGTGCAGGAAATTCTGGTATTAGCCTCTCATCCTGTGGTCGAAAAATTACTTGATGAAGAGGCTGATGTATTAGCTGAATTAGAAGCCTTTTTAAATATTCGCATCAAATTCAGATCAGAGTCCGAATATAGCCAGGAACAATATGATGTGGTTTTACTTTAA
- a CDS encoding substrate-binding periplasmic protein: MILRPLLLLILLNLFIQSCSAQAISIVSSQWAPYVDDSLQRKGLAVELVDKALQRKGYQPTLHIYNWKRALEGVEIGVFDATCAIWKTPERERYLVYSEPYLTNTISFIKKKNLPIEYHSLADLQGLIIGVVRNYAYDESFNNARGLIKIPENFIVQNLQKLNNGTIDLTLGDERAINYMLEKFLPKHVDSFEFIKPALTSKKLYLAVSRSNKAAQTIIEDFNQAIKEMQQDGSYDQIVSKYKY; encoded by the coding sequence ATGATTCTACGTCCTCTTCTGCTCCTGATCTTACTCAACCTGTTCATACAATCTTGTTCAGCCCAGGCAATTAGCATCGTCAGCAGCCAGTGGGCACCTTATGTGGATGATTCTCTCCAGAGAAAGGGTTTAGCTGTGGAACTGGTTGATAAGGCATTACAACGCAAAGGCTATCAGCCAACCTTGCATATTTACAATTGGAAAAGAGCCCTGGAAGGCGTCGAAATAGGTGTATTTGATGCCACCTGTGCAATCTGGAAAACACCCGAACGTGAACGGTATCTGGTCTATAGCGAGCCTTATCTGACCAACACTATCAGTTTTATTAAAAAGAAAAATCTACCCATAGAGTACCATAGCCTTGCAGATTTACAGGGTTTGATAATAGGCGTGGTGCGTAATTATGCTTACGATGAAAGCTTTAACAATGCGCGTGGTTTGATTAAAATTCCAGAGAATTTTATTGTACAAAATTTACAAAAACTTAATAACGGCACTATAGATCTCACGCTGGGTGATGAACGTGCGATTAATTATATGCTAGAGAAATTTTTACCTAAGCATGTTGACTCTTTTGAATTTATCAAACCCGCATTGACTTCAAAAAAACTCTATCTGGCCGTCAGCAGGTCGAATAAAGCAGCACAAACAATTATTGAAGATTTTAATCAAGCGATTAAAGAGATGCAACAAGACGGTAGTTATGACCAGATCGTCAGTAAATATAAATACTGA
- a CDS encoding YajD family HNH nuclease, which produces MAINNQHNMSASARLVAEARKHQTDREKTYRGQALKMYPWVCGRCSREFTNANLQELTVHHKNHNHDDNPADGSNWELLCLYCHDNEHSKYEEMRFGSAKQEQQDNSGGSHNPFAGLADLLKK; this is translated from the coding sequence ATGGCAATCAATAATCAACACAATATGAGTGCATCAGCGCGACTTGTTGCTGAGGCACGTAAACACCAGACAGACCGTGAAAAAACCTATCGTGGCCAGGCATTGAAAATGTACCCCTGGGTTTGTGGACGCTGCTCTCGAGAATTTACCAATGCCAATCTGCAGGAATTAACGGTACATCATAAAAATCATAACCATGATGATAATCCGGCCGATGGCAGTAACTGGGAATTATTATGCCTCTACTGTCATGATAATGAACATTCAAAATATGAAGAAATGCGCTTTGGCAGTGCTAAACAAGAACAGCAAGATAACTCAGGCGGTTCACATAACCCTTTTGCAGGTTTGGCTGATCTGTTAAAAAAGTGA
- a CDS encoding Maf family protein has product MPALILASASPRRSELLKQLGLAHTIHVADIDETPLCNESPADYVLRVADEKSHTIHQHYPEDSVVIAADTSVVLGDKIMGKPESLEHAMEMLSLLSANTHQVFSAVSIRGRYTQHCLSVSDVTFRAITAQEIIQYWHTGEPDDKAGAYAIQGLASTFIKNINGSFSGIMGLPLFETAQLLSNEGINIFNE; this is encoded by the coding sequence ATGCCTGCTTTAATTTTAGCATCTGCCTCACCGCGCAGAAGTGAGTTACTTAAACAATTGGGTCTGGCACATACTATACACGTGGCCGATATTGATGAAACACCTTTGTGCAACGAATCTCCTGCCGACTATGTCCTGCGGGTCGCTGATGAAAAATCTCATACCATACACCAGCATTATCCGGAAGATAGCGTTGTTATAGCAGCAGACACATCTGTTGTTCTGGGTGATAAAATCATGGGCAAGCCGGAAAGTCTGGAACATGCCATGGAAATGTTAAGCCTCTTATCAGCCAATACACACCAGGTATTTAGCGCTGTATCAATACGCGGACGATACACCCAGCACTGTTTAAGTGTCTCTGATGTTACTTTTCGTGCCATTACTGCACAGGAAATTATACAATACTGGCATACAGGTGAACCGGATGACAAGGCAGGCGCATACGCCATTCAGGGGTTAGCCAGTACCTTTATCAAAAACATTAACGGTAGTTTCTCAGGCATTATGGGGTTGCCCTTGTTTGAGACTGCACAACTATTAAGCAATGAAGGAATAAATATTTTCAATGAGTGA
- a CDS encoding type ISP restriction/modification enzyme yields MPTLATGVKLGGKLRQLHLLQSPLLDELISSYPIAGDNHATRKINKHDFVLNPEDSTQGQVWINDQQYFAQVPVIAWEFYIGGYQPAQKWLKDRHGRTLDFDDILHYQKIIVALSETHRIMQEIDKVNIT; encoded by the coding sequence ATGCCTACTCTGGCCACTGGTGTTAAACTAGGCGGTAAATTGCGCCAGTTACATTTACTGCAAAGCCCGTTGCTTGATGAGTTAATCAGCAGTTATCCAATAGCCGGTGATAATCACGCCACCCGCAAAATCAATAAACACGATTTTGTTTTAAATCCCGAAGACAGCACGCAAGGCCAGGTGTGGATTAATGATCAGCAATATTTTGCCCAGGTGCCGGTGATCGCCTGGGAATTTTATATCGGCGGTTATCAGCCCGCGCAAAAATGGCTTAAAGACCGCCACGGTCGTACTCTGGATTTTGACGACATCCTGCATTATCAAAAAATCATCGTCGCTCTATCCGAAACCCACCGGATCATGCAGGAGATTGATAAAGTGAATATCACGTAG
- the rlmH gene encoding 23S rRNA (pseudouridine(1915)-N(3))-methyltransferase RlmH, which yields MQIYLITIGQKMPGWVKQGYEEYTKRMPRECQLIVKEIAAGKRGKNSDVKRIVHDEGERMLAAIPKNCHIVTLDVPGKAWTTEKLAEALQNWLDSGQDIALMVGGPEGLADSVKEAAQQSWSLSKLTFPHPLVRIIVAEQIYRAWSIINNHPYHR from the coding sequence GTGCAAATATATTTAATTACCATCGGGCAGAAAATGCCTGGCTGGGTAAAGCAAGGCTACGAAGAATACACCAAACGTATGCCCCGGGAGTGTCAACTGATTGTTAAAGAAATTGCTGCCGGCAAACGCGGAAAAAACAGCGATGTTAAACGTATCGTCCATGATGAAGGAGAAAGGATGCTGGCTGCGATACCTAAAAACTGTCATATCGTTACTCTGGATGTCCCCGGCAAAGCCTGGACAACAGAGAAACTGGCAGAAGCTTTGCAAAACTGGCTAGACAGCGGACAGGATATTGCGCTAATGGTCGGAGGGCCTGAAGGTTTAGCTGATTCAGTAAAAGAGGCAGCGCAACAGTCGTGGAGCTTATCTAAACTGACTTTCCCTCATCCCCTGGTACGCATAATAGTAGCAGAACAAATCTACCGTGCCTGGAGCATTATTAATAATCACCCTTATCATCGTTAA
- a CDS encoding DNA-3-methyladenine glycosylase I has product MNKCPWALSSEMEEHYHDTQWGVPVHDDRLLFEMLILEGAQAGLSWSTVLRKRDGYCKAFDNFDVQKVARYTAQKQLELQSNPEIIRNKLKISSAVINAQAYIAIQEQHGSFDTYIWSFVDGQSIKNAWNTMQEVPANTPESDSMSKRLKKAGFKFVGTTICYAYMQAVGMVNDHLVTCPRYNDV; this is encoded by the coding sequence GTGAATAAATGTCCCTGGGCACTCTCCAGTGAAATGGAAGAGCACTACCATGACACACAATGGGGTGTGCCGGTACACGATGACCGGTTATTGTTTGAGATGCTTATTTTAGAAGGTGCTCAGGCCGGTTTAAGCTGGTCCACGGTATTACGCAAACGAGATGGCTATTGCAAGGCATTTGATAATTTTGATGTGCAAAAAGTTGCCCGCTATACTGCGCAAAAGCAACTGGAATTACAAAGTAATCCCGAGATTATCAGAAATAAATTAAAAATAAGTTCGGCGGTCATTAACGCGCAGGCGTACATCGCCATCCAGGAACAACACGGCAGTTTCGATACTTATATCTGGTCTTTTGTAGACGGCCAAAGCATCAAAAATGCCTGGAACACGATGCAGGAAGTCCCCGCAAATACCCCGGAATCGGACTCAATGAGTAAGCGCTTAAAAAAGGCAGGTTTTAAATTTGTCGGCACCACCATTTGCTACGCCTATATGCAGGCGGTAGGGATGGTTAATGATCATCTGGTGACTTGCCCAAGATATAATGATGTTTAG
- the petA gene encoding ubiquinol-cytochrome c reductase iron-sulfur subunit — MSEQGVDNSKRQFLTTALTVVGAVGTGYIAVPFLAQMQPSTKAKAAGAPVEIDISKIETGQLIRAAWRGKPVWILNRTPDMLEILATDTAKLADPKSLESNQPESSQNEFRSIKPEIFVAVGLCTHLGCSPTFRPEIAPNDLGPEWKGGFFCPCHGSGFDLAGRVVRGVPAPTNLDVPPHRYITETRIIIGEDASEASA, encoded by the coding sequence ATGAGCGAACAAGGCGTCGACAATTCAAAACGCCAATTTCTAACCACGGCTTTAACAGTCGTTGGTGCTGTGGGTACAGGCTATATTGCCGTCCCATTTCTGGCGCAAATGCAGCCAAGCACCAAGGCTAAAGCAGCAGGAGCCCCAGTAGAAATTGATATTAGTAAAATAGAAACAGGTCAACTCATCCGCGCTGCCTGGCGCGGGAAACCCGTCTGGATTCTTAATCGCACCCCGGATATGCTGGAGATCCTGGCAACAGATACTGCTAAACTGGCGGACCCCAAATCATTAGAGTCTAACCAACCTGAATCAAGCCAAAATGAATTTCGTTCCATAAAACCGGAGATTTTTGTTGCTGTCGGTTTATGTACTCACCTTGGTTGTTCACCGACTTTTCGCCCCGAAATTGCTCCTAATGATTTAGGCCCTGAATGGAAAGGCGGCTTTTTCTGTCCGTGTCATGGTTCAGGGTTTGACCTGGCAGGGCGCGTAGTGAGAGGCGTTCCAGCTCCTACTAATTTAGATGTACCGCCTCACCGCTATATTACAGAAACACGCATTATTATCGGTGAAGATGCTTCGGAGGCTAGCGCATGA
- a CDS encoding cyclic nucleotide-binding domain-containing protein, translating into MDTVSNENLWNTHFPEFVKAGEAGINSLMAAAKLVTMPAGQQVFYPGAVCEHYLLVLEGSVKAQIISAGGREMLLYRVRPGDSCVLRRLHVY; encoded by the coding sequence ATGGACACAGTAAGTAACGAGAATTTATGGAATACGCATTTTCCTGAGTTTGTTAAAGCTGGAGAAGCTGGTATTAATAGTCTTATGGCTGCTGCAAAATTAGTTACAATGCCTGCCGGGCAGCAGGTTTTTTATCCCGGGGCGGTATGTGAACACTATCTGCTGGTACTTGAGGGCAGTGTGAAAGCGCAGATTATTTCAGCAGGAGGGCGGGAAATGCTGCTTTATCGTGTCAGGCCAGGCGATTCCTGCGTGCTGAGACGACTTCATGTTTACTAA
- a CDS encoding REP-associated tyrosine transposase, with amino-acid sequence MSYQNLTTGRFSETGCAYSLTMVTDRRIPHFKEFAKARYLINEMRMLHEKELVKSLAWVLMPDHLHWLLIVNETHLSEIVRIFKGKSSFDLKKSFHLNGVFWQRGFYDHALRKEEDLRAAARYIVANPLRAGLVDSIADYPHWDAAWMVD; translated from the coding sequence GTGAGTTATCAGAATCTAACAACGGGACGATTTTCCGAAACAGGGTGTGCTTATTCTCTAACGATGGTAACGGATAGACGAATTCCTCATTTTAAGGAGTTTGCCAAGGCGCGTTACTTGATTAATGAAATGCGTATGTTACATGAAAAAGAATTAGTAAAATCATTGGCCTGGGTGTTGATGCCAGATCATTTGCATTGGCTGTTGATTGTAAATGAAACTCATCTATCTGAAATAGTGCGAATATTTAAGGGGAAAAGTAGCTTTGATTTAAAAAAATCTTTTCACCTTAATGGTGTGTTTTGGCAACGGGGATTTTATGATCATGCGCTTAGAAAAGAAGAAGATTTAAGAGCTGCAGCGCGGTATATTGTGGCGAATCCGTTGCGGGCTGGATTGGTTGATAGCATTGCAGATTATCCGCATTGGGATGCAGCGTGGATGGTTGATTAA